GGGCCCCGTAATCGCCGTGGCGGGCCCGACCGGTGTGCTTTTGGCTGTACATCTTTTTGGTAGTGAAATTCACCATACCGCGGGTCTTGGTAGCGGCAGTCCCAGCCCGGCGATTGGCCATCTGCCACTTGACCACCTCGTAGAGCACGTGGGGGTTCACTTCGGGCAGGGTAGCCTCGAGGTCGCGGGCTTTCTGCCCTTTAGCGGAGAGCACCGAAAGGGTAGCCATCACTTACCACCCCCCTGCTTGGCGGGGGTCCGCACGGTCTGGCGCACCACCACCAAGGTGCCATTGGCTCCGGGGACCGCGCCCTTTACCAGGAGCAGGTTTTCCTCAGGGACCACGTCCACCACCTCGAGGTTTTGCACCGTTACCCGCTCGCCACCCATACGTCCGGCCATCTTCTTGCCCTTGTAGACCCGGCCCGGGGTCTTGCGGTTGCCGATGGAGCCAGGATGGCGGTGTACCTTGTGCGCCCCGTGGGTAGCGTTCCCACCGGCAAAGTTCCAGCGTTTCATCACCCCTTGGAAGCCCCGCCCCTTGGAAGTGCCGGTCACATCCACCTTCTCGCCCGCCGCGAAGATCTCCACGGTTACGGTGTCACCTTCCGGGCTGAAGCCCCGGATCTCCTTGAGGTAACGCACCGGCTCCACCCCGGCTTTAGCAAAGTGCCCCTTCAAGGGTTTGTTGACCCGCTGGGCCTTTTGCGGGCGGAAGCCGAGCTGCACCGCCTCGTACCCGTCCCTATCCGGGGTACGGCGCTGGACCACCGGGCAGGGCCCGGCCAGGATCACCGTCACCGGCACAGCCCGGTCGTTTTTCCAGACCTGGGTCATCCCTATTTTGGTGCCGAGAATCCCCTTCATGATCTACCTGCCACGGTTTTGATCTCGATCTCGACCCCGGTAGGGAGGTCGAGGGTCATCAGGCTCTCGATGGTCTTGCGGTTGGGGTTGTTGATGTCCACCAACCGGTTATGGGTCCGTAACTCGAAGTGCTCGCGGCTATCTTTGTGCTTGAAAGGGCCG
The Meiothermus sp. Pnk-1 genome window above contains:
- the rplC gene encoding 50S ribosomal protein L3; the protein is MKGILGTKIGMTQVWKNDRAVPVTVILAGPCPVVQRRTPDRDGYEAVQLGFRPQKAQRVNKPLKGHFAKAGVEPVRYLKEIRGFSPEGDTVTVEIFAAGEKVDVTGTSKGRGFQGVMKRWNFAGGNATHGAHKVHRHPGSIGNRKTPGRVYKGKKMAGRMGGERVTVQNLEVVDVVPEENLLLVKGAVPGANGTLVVVRQTVRTPAKQGGGK
- the rpsJ gene encoding 30S ribosomal protein S10; the protein is MPKIRIKLRGFDHKSLDASAAKIVETARRTGAQVSGPVPLPTRVRRFTVLRGPFKHKDSREHFELRTHNRLVDINNPNRKTIESLMTLDLPTGVEIEIKTVAGRS